The sequence below is a genomic window from Luteimonas sp. MC1825.
TGGTCACCCGGGTGCGCCAGCGAGGCGAGGCATGACAGCAAGGCATCGGCATCGGCCACCGCGTGTCCTTTGCCGCGCAGCGCCGCGACCACCGCGCCGGCATCCCAGGCAAGCTCGGGCCGGTGCAGGAACACCACGACGTCGGCCTGGTCCAGCGACGGCGCCAGGGCCGCGGCGTGCGCGCCCAGCCGCATCGAATTGCTGCGCGGCTCCAGGGCGACCACGATCCGCCCGCCGCCGACGCGCGCGCGCAGGCCGGCCAGGGTGGTGGCGATGGCCGTGGGGTGGTGCGCGAAGTCGTCGTACACACTCACGCCGCCGGCCTCGCCCAGCAGCTCCATGCGCCGCTTCACGCTGCGGAACGCCGCAAGCGACGGCAGCACGCCGGCCACGTCCACGCCCACCGCATCGCAGCAGGCCAGCGCGGCCAGCGCGTTCATCACGTTGTGGCGGCCGAGCAGCGGCCAGTGCACTTCGCCGACCTCGAGCCCCTGGTGCACGACCGCGAACGCGCTGCCGTCGGCGGCGATCAGCCGCGCGCTCCAGTCGAACGGCGCGCCATCCACCGCGGCCGCCGGGTCCAGCCCGAAGCGCACCACCGGCGTCCAGCAGCCCATCGCCAGCACTTCGGCCAGGCGCGCGTCCTCGCCGTTGACCACCAGCCGCCCGCCCCCCGGCACGGTGCGCACCAGGTGGTGGAACTGGCGCTGGATGGCGGCCACGTCGGGGAAGATGTCGGCGTGGTCGAACTCGAGGTTGTTGAGGATCGCCACCCGCGGGCGGTAGTGCACGAACTTCGAGCGCTTGTCGAAGAACGCGGTGTCGTATTCGTCGGCCTCGACCACGAACAGCGGGCGCTCCCCCGTAGCTGCGGCATCCGCCCCGGCGCCACCAAGCCGCGCCGACACCCCGAAATCCTCGGCCACGCCGCCGATCAGGAACCCCGGCGCGCGGCCCGCCGCTTCCAGCAGGTGCGCCAGGATCGTGGTGGTGGTGGTCTTGCCGTGGGTGCCCGCGACCGCAAGCGTGTCGCGGCCCGGCAGCACGTTCTCGCGCAGCCATTCGG
It includes:
- the mpl gene encoding UDP-N-acetylmuramate:L-alanyl-gamma-D-glutamyl-meso-diaminopimelate ligase, with amino-acid sequence MSHVKLHILGIAGTFMGGVAALARELGHEVEGSDQAVYPPMSTQLEQLGIALSQGYAPANISAGCDQVVIGNALSRGNPAVEHVLDAGLSYTSGAEWLRENVLPGRDTLAVAGTHGKTTTTTILAHLLEAAGRAPGFLIGGVAEDFGVSARLGGAGADAAATGERPLFVVEADEYDTAFFDKRSKFVHYRPRVAILNNLEFDHADIFPDVAAIQRQFHHLVRTVPGGGRLVVNGEDARLAEVLAMGCWTPVVRFGLDPAAAVDGAPFDWSARLIAADGSAFAVVHQGLEVGEVHWPLLGRHNVMNALAALACCDAVGVDVAGVLPSLAAFRSVKRRMELLGEAGGVSVYDDFAHHPTAIATTLAGLRARVGGGRIVVALEPRSNSMRLGAHAAALAPSLDQADVVVFLHRPELAWDAGAVVAALRGKGHAVADADALLSCLASLAHPGDHLVFMSNGGFDAAPRRFLDVLRAR